One stretch of Juglans microcarpa x Juglans regia isolate MS1-56 chromosome 3D, Jm3101_v1.0, whole genome shotgun sequence DNA includes these proteins:
- the LOC121255932 gene encoding equilibrative nucleotide transporter 1, with protein sequence MGFTGKTTDGDSESILLLSSDAPATATTIATTTTATKDAFHLAYIIYFTLGCGFLLPWNAFITAVDYFSYLYPDASVDRIFAVAYMLVALFSLLIIILYAHKSDAFVRINVGLGIFVLGLLVVPVMDVAYIKGQVGLYDGFYVTVGAVALCGLADALVQGGVIGAAGELPERYMQAVVAGTAASGVLVSFLRIITKAVYSQDSDGLRSSANLYFSVSIVVMVICIGFHNVAHRLTVIKYYKELKVQAVNEEKEEKGPLTGPVWRATLWHIVGMVKWYGFGIVLIYIVTLSIFPGYITEDVHSQILKDWYSILLITGYNVFDLVGKSLTAVYLLENAKVAIWGSVIRLLFFPLFLGCLHGPKFFRTEIPVTILTCLLGLTNGYLTSVLMILAPKVVQLQHSETAGIVIVLFLVVGLAIGSIVSWFWVI encoded by the exons ATGGGTTTCACCGGTAAAACCACAGATGGCGATTCCGAATCAATCCTCCTCCTATCCTCCGACGCCCCGGCCACCGCCACCACCATAGCCACAACCACCACGGCCACCAAAGACGCATTCCACTTGGCCTATATAATCTACTTCACCCTCGGTTGCGGCTTCCTCCTCCCATGGAACGCCTTCATCACCGCCGTCGATTACTTCTCCTACCTCTACCCGGACGCCAGCGTCGACCGCATCTTCGCCGTCGCCTACATGCTTGTCGCCCTCTTCAGcctcctcatcatcatcctctacGCCCACAAGTCCGACGCCTTTGTCCGGATCAACGTCGGCCTCGGCATCTTCGTCCTCGGCCTGCTCGTCGTCCCCGTAATGGACGTCGCCTACATCAAGGGCCAGGTCGGGTTGTACGACGGCTTCTACGTCACTGTCGGGGCGGTAGCGCTCTGTGGTCTGGCCGATGCGTTGGTCCAGGGTGGGGTCATTGGCGCCGCCGGTGAGTTGCCCGAGCGCTATATGCAGGCTGTTGTTGCCGGCACAGCCGCTTCAG GGGTCCTTGTTTCTTTTCTGCGGATCATAACCAAAGCTGTATACTCTCAAGATTCAGATGGCCTGAGAAGCAGTGCAAACCTCTATTTTTCTGTTAGTATCGTGGTTATGGTAATATGCATTGGTTTTCACAATGTAGCTCACAGACTTACAGTTATTAAGTACTACAAAGAGTTGAAAGTTCAGGCTGTAAATgaggagaaagaagagaagggTCCCCTGACTGGGCCTGTATGGAGAGCAACTTTATGGCACATAGTAGGAATGGTCAAGTGGTATGGATTTGGCATTGTCCTCATTTATATTGTGACTTTGTCAATATTTCCGGGATATATCACAGAGGATGTGCACTCACAAATTCTCAAGGATTGGTACTCGATTCTTCTCATCACTGGCTACAATGTGTTTGATCTGGTTGGAAAGTCTCTGACTGCAGTATATCTCCTCGAAAATGCAAAAGTCGCAATTTGGGGCTCTGTTATAAGGTTGCTGTTCTTTCCTCTCTTCTTGGGGTGCTTGCATGGTCCCAAATTCTTCCGAACAGAGATTCCGGTGACGATTCTGACTTGTCTTTTGGGGCTAACTAATGGATACTTGACAAGCGTGTTGATGATACTGGCTCCCAAAGTTGTCCAATTACAACATTCAGAGACTGCTGGGATTGTGATTGTATTGTTTTTAGTTGTTGGTCTGGCTATTGGTTCAATTGTATCTTGGTTTTGGGTCATTTGA